A single genomic interval of Metasolibacillus fluoroglycofenilyticus harbors:
- the accD gene encoding acetyl-CoA carboxylase, carboxyltransferase subunit beta — MSIRDIFSVNRKKQKGSFSTTKEKDFPEDLMTKCPECRKIHVTKAVEQNLKVCPNCQHHLKLTAQERAAIFLDEGSFTSFDDHLQTTNPLGFPAYVEKIEVDKKKTGLNEAVLTGVGTLKGEKVVVAIMDSHFRMGSMGSVVGEKITRAIEKATELQVPFIIFTASGGARMQEGVLSLMQMAKTSVALSRHSEMGLLYISILTHPTTGGVSASFASVGDFNIAEPQALIGFAGRRVIEQTVREKLPDDFQTAEFLLAHGQLDAIFHRHEMRDKVATIVKLHRKGETAHV, encoded by the coding sequence GTGTCCATACGAGATATATTTTCAGTAAATAGAAAGAAACAAAAAGGCAGCTTTAGTACAACGAAGGAAAAGGATTTCCCGGAAGATTTAATGACAAAATGCCCCGAATGTCGCAAAATCCATGTGACAAAGGCGGTTGAACAAAATTTAAAAGTATGCCCAAATTGTCAACATCATTTAAAGCTTACAGCACAGGAACGTGCGGCAATCTTTTTAGACGAAGGCAGCTTCACATCATTTGACGACCACTTGCAAACAACAAACCCACTAGGCTTCCCAGCATATGTTGAGAAAATTGAAGTGGATAAAAAGAAGACAGGCTTGAATGAAGCTGTTTTAACAGGTGTTGGTACGTTAAAAGGTGAAAAGGTTGTTGTGGCGATTATGGATTCCCATTTCCGCATGGGGTCGATGGGCTCCGTAGTTGGTGAAAAAATTACACGTGCAATTGAAAAGGCGACAGAGTTACAGGTACCATTTATTATTTTCACTGCTAGTGGTGGTGCACGTATGCAAGAGGGTGTTTTATCTTTAATGCAAATGGCTAAAACTAGTGTTGCATTAAGCCGTCATAGTGAAATGGGTTTATTGTATATTTCAATTTTGACACACCCAACAACAGGTGGTGTATCGGCAAGTTTTGCTTCAGTAGGAGATTTCAATATTGCGGAGCCACAAGCGCTAATTGGCTTTGCAGGTCGACGTGTGATTGAGCAAACAGTACGCGAAAAATTGCCAGATGACTTCCAAACGGCTGAGTTTTTATTAGCACACGGACAATTAGATGCTATTTTCCATCGCCATGAAATGCGTGATAAAGTAGCGACAATTGTCAAGTTACATCGTAAGGGGGAAACGGCACATGTCTAA
- a CDS encoding FadR/GntR family transcriptional regulator — protein MNENKKMFMQIVKELRVLIREQQIEPGDKLPSERVLSEQLGVGRSSVREALRSLELLGLIETRHGGGTFLASIHHHQLIEILSSFILQETKSIEDVHATREMHEREAIRIICRNESLRTLPVWESLFIKIELQQELMREDILRECIIASANRLALKIWLQLLAYGSQTFKHLVTEREKKALQMFIKSLQMGYIKGAIEAYEEWIEIIQDEL, from the coding sequence ATGAATGAAAATAAAAAAATGTTTATGCAAATTGTCAAAGAGCTTCGAGTGTTGATTCGTGAACAGCAGATCGAACCGGGCGATAAATTACCTTCAGAGCGCGTATTATCAGAGCAACTAGGCGTTGGGCGTTCTTCTGTACGAGAAGCGTTACGCAGTTTAGAGTTGCTTGGCTTAATTGAAACACGTCACGGGGGAGGGACGTTTTTAGCGTCGATTCACCATCATCAACTAATCGAAATACTCTCTTCTTTTATTTTACAAGAAACGAAATCAATCGAAGATGTCCATGCAACACGTGAAATGCATGAGCGGGAAGCAATTCGTATTATTTGTAGAAATGAATCTTTACGAACTTTACCAGTATGGGAAAGCTTGTTTATTAAAATTGAGCTACAGCAGGAGCTGATGCGAGAGGATATTTTACGGGAGTGTATTATCGCTTCTGCGAATCGTCTAGCATTAAAAATATGGCTTCAGCTTTTAGCCTATGGTTCGCAAACTTTCAAGCATCTTGTGACAGAGCGAGAAAAAAAGGCGCTTCAAATGTTTATTAAATCATTGCAAATGGGCTACATAAAAGGGGCCATTGAAGCATACGAAGAATGGATAGAAATTATTCAGGATGAATTATAA
- the dnaE gene encoding DNA polymerase III subunit alpha, producing the protein MVVYPQIRTSADLLKSTIKIEALIPFLQQQKAEACAIVNSRLYGLLPFWHEMKKAGIHPVVGLVVNVQFAEEINLPLILYAQNNIGYRHLLKISSSVAIRKDETLPFRWLAGYADGCIAIIPALAEEARWLENDNRQLAEQLKQLFAERLFIGIERLEVAAPNEQDAVFLSEQIAVKIMAIHESTFMTKDDHFAYEIARAIDTGVKMGLTFNLKLKHRYVLTKEQWQQFFTDRPEWLRQTEQVLMSCHVTMEQQATFMPKFPVASGQTAEELLRERVLIGLQHRLQSAQLPAAYEQRMQHELGVICSMGYADYFLIVEDFMRFAREQQILTGPGRGSSASSLIAYALQITQVDPLQYDLLFERFLNPERVTLPDIDIDFVDTKRQEVIQYVANKYGQQHVAQIITFGTLSAKAVARDVARMLEFEPTELEKISKMIPNKPGIMLQDAYNESQSLRNWIDEKPERQRWFATAQKLEGLPRNASTHAAGVVLSPIPLVELVPIEEGHDQIFLTQWPMLEVEQVGLLKMDFLGLRNLTILEQIRRSVQYTHGKEIKFEDIPLQDQRTFKLLQAGDTAGIFQLESEGMRQALREIKPTHFLDIVAVNALYRPGPMDFIATYARRKHGQEQVTMPHPALEPVLGETYGVLIYQEQIMRIAHMMAGFSIGEADILRRAISKKNRQALERGRDRFIIGAQQKGYEPQVANEVYALIVRFADYGFPKSHAVAYSLISYQMAYLKAHYPVNFYAALLTNATGNTEKLVQILIEAKAKGITILPPSIQKSERHFKVENGQIRYSLSAIKNVSQPFLKSLIEVRNMMDRPFKDLFDLASSLSTAVFQQKAIEPLIKAGALDDFKLDRAVLLASIEAARKHVDFNVGKPKLAAVQPLEQQQKLQYEKEVLGLYLSEHPLTKWRATIQVNATTYNLHKHRDGQYVKILGIIEEIKQIRTKKGELMAFVELQDEYGSISATLFPKEFTVVQQQLEVNHIAYVEGVLEFRFGKPQLKVKLMRIQEI; encoded by the coding sequence ATGGTAGTTTATCCACAAATAAGAACGAGCGCTGATTTATTAAAAAGTACAATAAAAATTGAAGCGCTTATCCCTTTTTTACAACAACAGAAGGCAGAGGCATGTGCTATCGTTAACTCGAGGCTCTATGGCCTTCTGCCTTTTTGGCACGAGATGAAAAAGGCTGGTATTCATCCAGTTGTCGGGTTAGTGGTGAATGTGCAATTTGCAGAGGAAATAAATTTGCCACTAATTTTATACGCGCAAAATAATATAGGCTACCGCCATCTTTTAAAAATTAGTAGCAGTGTGGCCATTCGAAAAGATGAAACATTGCCATTTCGTTGGTTAGCGGGCTATGCAGACGGCTGCATTGCGATTATTCCTGCATTGGCCGAGGAAGCAAGGTGGCTAGAGAATGATAACCGGCAACTGGCAGAGCAGCTAAAGCAGCTTTTTGCGGAGAGGCTTTTTATAGGTATTGAAAGACTAGAGGTAGCAGCCCCGAATGAGCAGGACGCTGTATTTTTAAGCGAGCAAATCGCTGTAAAGATAATGGCTATTCACGAAAGTACATTTATGACAAAGGATGACCATTTTGCCTATGAAATAGCACGAGCAATTGATACGGGTGTGAAAATGGGCTTAACCTTTAATTTGAAATTAAAGCATCGTTACGTACTAACTAAGGAGCAATGGCAGCAATTTTTTACCGACCGTCCAGAATGGCTCAGGCAAACAGAGCAGGTGCTCATGAGCTGTCATGTCACAATGGAGCAGCAAGCGACATTTATGCCGAAATTTCCCGTTGCAAGTGGGCAAACAGCAGAGGAATTACTGCGTGAGCGCGTATTAATTGGCTTACAGCACAGATTGCAAAGCGCGCAGTTGCCTGCTGCCTACGAGCAACGTATGCAGCATGAATTAGGCGTTATTTGTTCAATGGGCTATGCGGATTATTTTCTAATTGTCGAGGATTTTATGCGCTTTGCTAGAGAGCAGCAAATTTTAACTGGTCCAGGGCGAGGCTCTTCAGCTAGTTCACTTATTGCTTATGCGCTGCAAATTACACAGGTTGACCCACTGCAGTATGATTTATTATTTGAGCGTTTTTTAAATCCTGAGCGTGTGACACTACCTGATATTGATATTGACTTTGTTGATACGAAAAGACAAGAGGTTATTCAATATGTGGCTAATAAGTATGGGCAGCAACATGTGGCTCAAATTATTACGTTTGGTACATTGTCTGCTAAGGCGGTAGCGCGCGATGTGGCAAGAATGTTAGAGTTTGAACCAACAGAGCTTGAGAAAATTTCGAAAATGATTCCGAATAAGCCGGGGATTATGTTACAAGATGCTTATAATGAATCGCAAAGCTTACGCAATTGGATTGATGAGAAGCCAGAGCGCCAGCGTTGGTTCGCTACAGCGCAGAAATTAGAGGGATTGCCACGCAATGCTTCAACACATGCTGCAGGTGTTGTTTTAAGTCCCATCCCACTTGTAGAGTTAGTCCCAATCGAAGAAGGGCATGACCAAATATTTTTAACGCAATGGCCGATGCTTGAAGTTGAACAAGTAGGTTTATTAAAAATGGATTTTTTAGGCTTGCGTAATTTGACGATTTTAGAGCAAATACGTCGTTCTGTGCAATATACGCATGGCAAGGAAATAAAATTTGAGGATATTCCATTACAGGATCAGCGAACGTTTAAATTGCTGCAGGCAGGGGACACAGCAGGTATTTTCCAATTGGAGTCTGAAGGGATGCGTCAAGCATTAAGAGAAATAAAGCCAACGCATTTTTTAGATATTGTGGCAGTGAATGCTTTATATCGACCAGGTCCAATGGATTTTATTGCTACGTATGCACGGAGAAAGCATGGACAGGAGCAGGTGACGATGCCACACCCAGCGCTTGAGCCGGTATTAGGGGAAACATATGGGGTGCTTATTTATCAGGAGCAAATAATGCGAATTGCTCATATGATGGCTGGCTTCTCGATTGGTGAAGCGGATATTTTACGGCGTGCCATTAGTAAGAAAAATCGTCAAGCATTAGAGCGCGGGCGCGACCGTTTTATTATTGGTGCACAGCAAAAAGGTTATGAACCACAAGTTGCAAATGAAGTCTATGCATTAATCGTGCGCTTTGCTGATTATGGTTTTCCTAAAAGTCATGCTGTCGCCTATAGTTTAATCTCCTATCAAATGGCTTATTTAAAGGCACATTATCCTGTGAATTTTTATGCAGCGTTATTAACAAATGCAACAGGCAATACAGAGAAGCTTGTGCAAATTTTAATTGAAGCAAAAGCGAAGGGTATCACTATTTTACCGCCCTCTATTCAAAAAAGTGAACGCCATTTTAAGGTGGAAAATGGTCAAATTCGCTATAGCTTATCTGCGATTAAAAACGTGTCACAGCCTTTTTTAAAAAGCTTGATTGAAGTAAGAAATATGATGGATAGGCCATTTAAAGATTTATTTGATTTAGCGAGCTCGTTGTCAACTGCTGTGTTTCAGCAAAAGGCCATTGAGCCACTTATTAAGGCGGGGGCTTTAGATGATTTTAAATTGGATCGGGCTGTGCTCCTTGCTTCTATTGAGGCAGCTAGAAAGCATGTAGATTTTAATGTTGGTAAACCTAAATTAGCGGCGGTCCAGCCTTTAGAACAGCAACAAAAGTTGCAATATGAAAAAGAAGTGCTAGGTCTTTATTTATCTGAGCATCCGCTCACAAAATGGCGAGCAACAATTCAAGTCAATGCCACGACGTATAATTTGCATAAGCATAGAGATGGTCAGTACGTAAAAATACTTGGCATTATTGAAGAAATAAAGCAAATCCGTACAAAAAAAGGAGAGCTTATGGCATTTGTCGAGCTACAGGATGAATATGGCAGCATCTCTGCTACATTGTTCCCAAAGGAATTTACAGTAGTTCAGCAGCAGCTTGAAGTAAACCATATCGCCTATGTAGAGGGCGTACTTGAATTTAGATTCGGTAAACCGCAATTAAAAGTAAAACTTATGCGTATACAAGAAATATAA
- a CDS encoding DHH family phosphoesterase, producing the protein MKRQIIDTIEQYNTIIIHRHVRPDPDAYGSQFGLKELLQANYPEKAIYAVGEHDPSLTFLAMPDEVTDGLFDGALVIVTDTANTERIDDGRYASGDMLIKIDHHPNDDRYGDLLWVDTSASSASEMIYAFYEEGRNYKNWIFPDAAARLLFAGIVGDTGRFLFSSSTVKTFETAAQLIQYDFDRNEVFDGMYEMEPHLLQLQGYFYQYFEMDENGAASIKITKDVLEEYGVTPSETSLLVGSLGNVKGICAWVIFIEEGDTIRVRLRSKGPVINELAKKYNGGGHPLASGASASSWEEAERIIWDLQALCRNY; encoded by the coding sequence TTGAAACGTCAAATCATCGACACAATTGAGCAGTACAATACAATTATTATACATCGGCATGTACGTCCTGACCCTGATGCGTATGGCTCACAGTTTGGCTTAAAGGAGCTACTGCAAGCAAATTATCCAGAGAAGGCAATATACGCTGTTGGAGAGCATGATCCATCGCTTACATTTTTAGCGATGCCAGATGAGGTAACAGATGGATTATTCGATGGCGCATTAGTGATTGTGACAGATACAGCCAATACGGAGCGTATTGATGATGGGCGCTATGCATCTGGCGATATGTTAATAAAAATTGACCACCATCCAAATGATGACCGATATGGCGATTTATTATGGGTTGATACAAGTGCAAGTTCTGCAAGTGAAATGATTTATGCTTTTTATGAAGAGGGGAGAAATTATAAAAATTGGATTTTCCCTGATGCAGCGGCACGTTTATTATTTGCCGGAATTGTGGGAGATACGGGGCGATTTTTATTTTCAAGCTCAACAGTTAAAACATTTGAAACAGCGGCACAGCTTATCCAATATGACTTTGACCGCAATGAAGTGTTCGATGGTATGTATGAAATGGAGCCGCATTTATTACAGCTACAGGGCTATTTTTATCAGTATTTTGAAATGGATGAGAATGGTGCAGCCTCAATAAAAATTACGAAGGATGTATTGGAGGAATATGGGGTGACACCATCCGAAACTTCATTATTAGTAGGTTCATTAGGTAATGTGAAGGGCATTTGCGCATGGGTAATCTTTATTGAAGAGGGCGATACGATTCGCGTGCGTTTACGTTCAAAAGGACCTGTTATTAATGAGCTGGCTAAAAAATACAACGGTGGGGGACATCCATTAGCATCGGGTGCTTCAGCATCTTCCTGGGAAGAGGCAGAGCGCATTATTTGGGATTTGCAGGCGCTTTGTAGGAATTATTAA
- a CDS encoding YtpI family protein, producing the protein MLNLIFVFFIVVSFVFYFYYKTKQFRSTLPIRKKWYTAKAGVALGVFIIAFGLNATIIYPTAVGYGVAVVFVLVGAGLAYNNYKRARHEGKYVHEEYELNQ; encoded by the coding sequence ATGTTAAATTTAATTTTTGTTTTCTTTATTGTCGTATCATTCGTGTTTTATTTTTATTATAAGACAAAACAATTTCGTTCAACACTACCGATACGAAAAAAATGGTATACAGCAAAAGCCGGTGTTGCACTCGGCGTTTTTATTATCGCATTCGGACTGAACGCAACAATCATTTACCCAACAGCCGTTGGTTATGGTGTTGCCGTCGTATTCGTCCTAGTAGGCGCAGGCTTAGCATATAATAATTACAAACGCGCTCGTCATGAAGGTAAATATGTACATGAAGAGTACGAGCTTAATCAATAA